CACGCTGCAGCGGTGGGCAGTTGCGGGTGATGGCGATGTCGGACTGCAAGCCGGCCGCCGCGCAGTAGGCGGCCAACGACACGCCCGCGTTGCCGCTGGAGGCCGCAGCGACACGCGTGGCCCCAGCCAGGCGGGCGCGCGAGACCAGTTGCGCCGACATGCGGTCCTTGTGGCTGCCGGTGGGATTGGCGCTTTCGCACTTGAGCCACAGCGCGCCCACGCCTTCTTCCCGCGCCAGTTCGGGCGCGGATAGGCACGGGGTGCCGCCTTCGCCCAACGTCACGGCCGAAAGTACCGGCAGGGGCATGGCGTCGTCCCGCGCTGGTGCGTCAACGCCTGCGTCGTATTGGCACTCCAGCGTGGCGGGATGGCCGGCCGCCAGGCACGCGGGGCAGCCTTCGGGATAGTCGCCGGCGGGCCACAGGGTTGCGCAGCGGATGCAGCGCAGGCCGGTCAATCGGGGGTTCATCTGCATGGGTCAGTATTTTGATGCAAGAGAGTCCAAGGGGAGAGCGGGCGCCACCTGCAACAGGCAATCGCCATCGTCGCTGCGGGCGATCGGCCGCAAGCAGACGACGGTGCCTGCCTGCGGGCTGAGCAGGGCGCGCGGCGGGGCGTCGGGCCGTGCCGGTTCGATGAGGCGGCCAATGGGCTGCTGCGCGGCCACGGATTGGCCCAGCGTCACGGCGGGTACGAATACGCCGGACTCGCGGGCGCGCAGCGTCGCGGCGGGGGCGTCCAGGTCGTAGAGGCGGACTTCAGCGTCCTGGGCGGCGTGTGCGTGCGCAGGACGGGGGAGCAGTCCCAATTCCGTCAGGCAGCCCAGCAGCCCGACGCGGCAGCGGTCCGCCAGGGACTGGCTGGTTTCCCGGCCGCCGCCGATCTCGGCAGACAGGCGCAGCACGCCGTGACGGCTGGCCGCCGCCGGCATGGACCCGGCTTCGCCGCCGCGGAAGAACACGCAGTCTGGCAGTCCAAACGCCCGAGCGAGCGCGGGCAGACGCTCGTCATAGGCATCGTTGCCGTAGCGCGTGATGACCGAGGACGGCAGGTAACGCAGCGACGCGCCGCCGCTGTGCACGTCCACCATGGCCTGCACCCGGGTAAGCAGCCGGGCTTCCAGGGCTGCCGCAATGCTTTCGGTGTAGCCGCGCGCCGGCGCACCCAGAAAAGCGCGGTTCAGGTTGCCGCCATCGGACGGCGACAGCCGCGTGCCGGCCAGCGAAGCTTCCGCATTGACCGCGGGAAGCAGATAGACGGTGCCGCGTTGCAGGATGGCGGGCAACTGATGCCACAGGTCCAGGATGGCGGCCTGACCCTCCCATTCGTCGCCATGGACGCCGGCGATGAGCGCGACGGCAGGCCCGGGGCCCGCCTCGATCCGCAGCACCGGAATCGTGACGCGCCGGTAAGCCGACGCATTGGTGGCGGCGGCCACGGAGAAATCCTCGCGGGTTACGTTGGCCATGCGGCGACTCCGTTGGGGGATGGCGCGCGGTTCAATCCAGCGTGGCGGCCTTGATGATGCTTTCCCACTTGGGCAGCTCCTTTTTGATCTGGGCCTGAACATCCTGCGGCGTGCCGCCCAAGGGCTCCTGCGAGCGGCTGCGCAACTCGCGGCTCACGGCGTCCGAACGCAGCGCCTGATTCATCGCGGCGTTCAAACGCGAGATCGCGGCAATGGGCGTGCCTGCCGGTGCGACCAGCGCGCTCCACGCGGACTGCTCGTACTCCGGGTAGCCCTGTTCGGCCACGGTCGGCACGTCCGGGTTCGACGCGGCGCGCTTGCGGGTGGTGACGGCAAGCGCGCGCAGGCGCCCGTCCTTCAAGTTGCCGATCAAGGGCGGCAGGTTTTCCATCATGGAATCCACGTGGCCGCCCAGCAGGTCCGAGAGCTGCGCGGCCGTGGCCTTGTAGGGAATCTGGCGCACCGCGGCGCCGGTCTGGGCGATGAACAGCTTGACGCCGACTTCGCTGGTCGTGCCCGGATCGGCTGAGGTCATGGTCAGGCGGTCCGGCTGCGCCCGGCTGGCTTCGATAAAGCCTTTCAGGTCCCGATACGGCGACGCGGCATTCACGACGATCACGTTGGGCGTCTCGGCGACCAGGCCGATGGGTTTGAGATCCCGGTCCAGGTCGTAAAGCTGCTGCTTGAACAGGTACCGGTGCAGCACCAGCGTGCCGACGTGGGCATAGCCGATGGTGTAGCCGTCCGCGGGCGCCCGGACCACGGCCTGCGTGCCGATGCGGCCGCCTGCGCCCACGCGGTTTTCGACGACGACCGGCTGTCCGAGCAGCCGGCTCATCTCCTGGCCGATGAGGCGGGCGGTGATATCGGCGTTGCCGCCCGCGGCGGCCGGCACGATCAGCGTGATGGCGCGTTCGGGGTAGTCGGCGTGCGCGTGCGGCGCGGCAAGGCAAAGCAACAGGGCGGCAAGGCTGGCAGAGCGTTTCATGACGATTCCCGAGGCGTTGAGGGCTGCGCCATTGTGCGACCGGCAATCGATATTTCCGTTTGGCTGAATCAGATGGTTATTTAGAAAAAACTAATGAATGTCTCCGTTCTGCCGATCCGCCTGTTTACCCAGTCCATATCCCACGGCGGCCGCGCCCACCGCGACGACGGCGCCCAACAGCGCGATCAGCGCCGCGCCGTAGCCCAGCATGTCGATGCCCGCCTTGACCCAACCGCTGGCGGCATCGCCGCCGCGATAGACGACGGTGTCGATGACGTTCTTCGTCTTGTATTTGTCTTCCGGCGTGACTGCCGTGAACAGCATCTCGCGCCCGGGCCGGATCAGCGCATACTCGCCGGCGCGGCGCAGGATCATGGCGGCCGCCAGCACGGCGAACACGGGGAACGCAGCCAGCGCCAGGAACGCAAGCGCGACCGCCAGGGGCACCGCGGTCAGCAGGAACCGCAATCCGAGGCGTGCGGCCACGCGCCCGGTGATGAAGATCTGCGACAGCAGCGCCAGCGCCTGCACGGTGAAGTCCAGGGCGCTGAAGACCCGTATGCGCTGGGCGGTGTCGGGAAACGCATCGGCGACCAGCCGCGCCTGTTCCATGTACAGGAACGTGTTCAGCGTGGCCAGCAGCACGACAAGCAGCGAAATGCCCAGCAGGTAACGGGACTGAAAGATGCGCGCCAGCCCGGCCAGGATGCCGCCTTCGATGGGACGCTGCATGTCCTCATGTCCGACGTCCGGCCGGGAGGCCGCGCGCCACGCCAGCAACCATTGCTTGAGCGGCAGCGTGGCGGTCAGCAGCAGGGCCGACAGTACAAGCAGACCCGCCGGGCCCAGCGCGCCAGCGAGCAGCGCGCCCAGCAGCGGGCCGCTCAGGCCGCCCGCGCTGGCGCCCGCCGCGATCAGCGCGAACAGCCGCTTGGCCGATTCCATGCGGAACACGTCGGCCATCAGGCTCCAGGCGATGGACACGACGAACAGGTTGAACACCGACAGCCAGACATAGAACGCGCGCGCCGCCCAGACGCTGCCGGGTTGTTGGTGGAGCAGGGCGGCAAAGCCCACCATGGTCAGCGCGAAGAGGGCATAGACCCAGGTCACCAGCGTCGCGCGCGGCACGCGGGTGGCGATCCAGCCAAACAGCGGCACGACGGCCAGGGTGGCAAGAAAGGTGGCGGTGAACAGCCATTGCAACTGGTTGACGCCGGCCTGGATCCCCATCGTTTCGCGGATGGGGCGCAGCATGAAATAGCCGCAGAAGAGAAAGAAGAAAAACGCGAAGCCGCAGGCTGCCGGGGCGAGTTCGTCCTCTTTGATGCCCAGCGCCCGCGACATGCGGGCGCGCCAGGACAGGGGGCCGGCCGCCATGGCGTCAGGCGAGCAGCGCGGCGATGCGGTCGCGCAGGGCGGCGTCGGGCTGGCGGCCAAAGCCGGCGCGTGCGTTGTCCGCCATGTTGGCGGGCTTGGACGTGGCGGGGATGACGGCCGTGACGGCGGGGTGGCCAATGATGAACTTCAGGAAGATCTGCGCCCAGGAGGTGCAGTCGATCTCGGCGGCCAGCGTGGGCAGCGCGACGCCCTTGACCTGGCGGAACAGCGCGCCATCTTCGAACGGACGGTTGATCAGCACGGCGACGCCGTTGGCCTGGCACGCGGGCAGCAGGCGTTTTTCAGCGCTGCGGGAGGCGATCGACAGGTTCACCTGCAGAAAGTCGGGCTTTTCCTTTTCGACCAGCTCGGTCAGATCGTCGTGGGCATGGTCCGTGTAATGCGTGATGCCGATGTAGCGCGTCACGCCCTGCTGCTTCAGGTCGCGCAGCAGGGCGAGCTGGTTGCGCGTGTCGATCAGATTGTGCACCTGGATCAGGTCCAGCTTGTCGCTGCGCAGCGCCTCCTGCGACTGCCGCACCTGGCGCATCGCCGATTCGTGGCCGCGCGTGCTGATCTTGGTGGCCAGGAACACGCGCTTGCGCAGGCCGCCATCGCGAGCCAGCAGGGCGCCGGTGACGGCCTCGGCCTCGCCATAGCTGGGCGCCGTGTCGATCAGCGTGCCGCCCGCCTTCAGGAGCGTTTCAAGCACCTGGGCGAGCGGCGCCATGGCCGACGCGTCGCCCGGCGATACGTTGAAGGTGTCCGCGGTGCCCAGTCCCACGACCGGCAGCATTTCGCCCGTCGACGGGATGGGGCGTTTGAGCATGGCTTGCGCCGGATCGGCCGCCCATGCCGGCCAGGCGGTTCCGAAGAGGGCGGCGCTGGCGGCGGTCTGGAGGAAGCGGCGGCGATCGGGCATGGCGGGGCTCCGGGCGGGAAAAGAAAAAGGGCCTACATGTTGTGCATGCAGGCCCTTTCGGTGGTGGTCTGGCGACGGCGCGTTACTCGCGGTTGCCGCCGAAGATGCCGAGCAGCATCAGCAGGTTCGAGAAGACGTTGTAGACGTCCAGGTAGATGGCCAGGGTGGCGGAGACGTAGTTGGTCTCGCCGCCGTTGACCACGCGCTGCAGGTCAACCAGCATGAACGCCGAGAAGATCACGATGGCGAGCACCGAGATGGTCAGCATCAGGGCCGGCAGTTGCAGGAAGATGTTGGCCAGCGCGGCGACCAGGATCACGACGGCGCCGATGAACAGGAATTTCTGCAGTCCCGAGAGATCGCGCTTGATGGTCGTGGCCAGCGTGGCCATGGTGCCGAACACGATCGCGGTGCCGCCGAATGCCGTCATGACGAGCTGCGAGCCGTTGCTCATGCCCATCACGAAGCCCAGCAGGCGCGAAAGCATGACGCCCATGAAGAACGTGAAGGCCAGCAGCAGGACGACGCCCAGCGAGCTGTTCTTGTTCTTTTCGATGGCGAACATCAGGCCGAAGGCGCCGACCAGGAAGACGATGGCCGACAGACCGGGGCTGGCGCCCATGACGCGGTTGATGCCGGTGTAGAGGCCGACCGCCGCGCCCAGCACCGTCGGGATCAGCGACAGGGCCAGAAGCCAGTAGGTGTTGCGCAGGACCTGGTTGCGAGCGACCTCGCCCGGCGCGCCGGCGACACCGCCGGAACGGTTAAAAGGGGACGGACGATATTCGTTCATGGAGAACTCCTGTATACGGCAAATATGGTGATTGCCTAGAAGGCTTAGATGCGAAGGATACCTTACAGTTCCCTGAAGAATCCAGTTTGAGAAAGAAGTAGGACTGGCCGTTGCGGGGCAAATTGATCCTGCGCATGGGGGACGGTCATCCCCGTCGAACCTCATTGAGCACACGGGAAACAATAGCAGGCAATTCCGCGTCCATGCGCGCCTGAAGCTGCTTGACGGCGTCGGCAAGCGCCTGCTGCATGAGCTGTTCGACTTCGGCCTGCAGGCGGGCGGCAAGGACGGTGGCGTCGGGCAGGGGCCTGGTCGGTACGGGGGCGGTGGCAGTCGAAGGCGCCGCCAGCGGATTTGCCGTCGGCTCGGACGTCCGCGAGACCGGCAACACCGGCGGCTCGTCCTCGTCCGCCACGTCCGTCAGGACGGGAAACGGGTCATGTTCATACGGGTCATTTTCGTATACGGGACCGGCCTCGTCGGCCAGTTCGGTCAAGAGCGGCGCATCGGCGTCGTCGTCGGCCGGGTCGTGGAACGAGGGTTCGGCCCGATGGGTCAGTGTAGGAATGCCGGGATCGGATGGGCGAGCGGGCATGGAAACTCCCGAGATTCTGGTGGGCGCGGCGCGCGGGCGCGCGTGGGACGGTTCAGCCGCCTTGGGCGTTGCCGCTCAAGGCGCGGCCTTGCGGCTCAGGTCGTGGCTTTGCGGCGTATGACCGGCCGTCAGGTAGGTCCGCCAACGCTGCCGGGCCGCCTGCTTGTCGTCGGGATCGTCGGAGACGATTTCCAGCAGGCGTTCGAACGTATCGAACCCGGGCGGGCAATCGTCGTCCAGGTTCAGCAGCCAGGGCTGCGGCTGGTCGGGTTGCCCCGCCGCCTGCAAGGCCTGCAGCGGATCCCCGGCGGTGAGCACCACCGGGGTTTCCGCGGCCAGCGGATCGTTTGCCAGCACGTGCGGCACGAAGGCGGTGTCGTCGAACGCCCACAGCATGCGGTCGAACGCGGACAGGCGCGAACCGTCTTTACAGTACACCACCAGCCGCTGGCCTGCCAGGACGCGCTTGCGCACGACCTGGCAGGCCATGCGCAGGCGGTCCGGCGCGCCGAAGGCGAAGTCGATCCGCGTCATGGGGCTGTCGGCGTCAGGCGTTTCAAGCCTGGTCCAGCAGGTATTGCATCAGGAGCGGGACCGGACGGCCGGTCGCGCCCTTGTCCTTGCCGCCGCGCCAGGCGGTGCCGGCGATGTCCAGGTGCGCCCAGGGATAGGCCTTGGCGAAGCGGGACAGGAAGCAGGCCGCCGTGACCGCGCCGGCCGGAGGACCGCCGATGTTGGCGAGGTCGGCGAAGTTGGACTTGAGCTGTTCCTGGTAGGCGTCGTCCATGGGCATGCGCCATGCCGTGTCCAGCGAGCGGCGGCCGGCCGAGGCCAGTGCGTCGGCCAGCGCGTCGTCCTTGGAGAACAGGCCCGTGTTGACGTTGCCCAGCGCCACGACGCAGGCGCCGGTCAGCGTGGCGATGTCGATCACGGCCGACGGTTTGAAGCGTTCGGCGTAGGTGAGGGCGTCGCACAGGACCAGGCGGCCCTCGGCGTCGGTGTTCAGGATTTCGATGGTCAGGCCGGCCATGCTGGTGACGACGTCGCCCGGCTTGTTGGCCTTGCCGCTGGGAAGGTTCTCGCACGCCGGGATCAGGCCGACGACGTCCAGCGGCAGTTCGAGCTCGGCGAGGGCGCGGAACGAGCCGAGCACGCTGGCGGCGCCGCACATGTCGTACTTCATTTCGTCCATGGTGGCCGCAGGCTTGAGCGAGATGCCGCCCGCGTCGAACGTGATGCCCTTGCCGACCAGCACGATCGGACCTTGCGCGGCCTTGGCGCCCTTCTTGGCGGTCTTGGCGCCGGCGTGGCGCAGCACGATGAAGCGCAGCGCTTCTTCGGAGCCGCGCGCAACCGACAGGAACGAGCCCATGCCCAGCGCCTCGACCTGCTTGCGGTCCAGGACTTCGACCTTCAGCGACTTGAACTCGCGCGCCAGGCGCTTGGCAGTGTCGCCCAGGTACGTGGGCGTGCAGATGTTGCCCGGCAGGTTGCCCAGCATGCGGGTCAGCTCCATGCCGTTGGCGATGGCGCTGCCTTCGCGCAGGCCTTTCTGGGCCTGCGTGGCGTCGGCGCGCTCGACGATCTGCACGATCTTCTTGAGCTTGGGCCGCGCGTCGCGGTCGGGTTTGCCGAAGCTGGCGTCGTAGTGGTAGACCGCGCTGCCGGCCGCGATCGCGGCGCTGCGGGCGCGTGCAATGAGGTCGATGTCAGCGATGGGATTGGCGAGCAGCGTGGACACGCCTTCGGTAAGCTGGGCAGCGACGCAGGACGCGGCGAATGCCTGCTCGGCCGACGCGTGGGTGCGGGCCGAGTACTCTTCCTGCTTGCCCAGACCGACCAGGACCACACGTTGCGCGGCGACACCCGGCAGCGTGCGCAGGGTCAGCGTCGCGCCGGCGCGGCCGCGGAACTCGCTTTTGACAACCGCACGCACGGCGCCGTTGGAAGCGCGGTCGATGATGTCGGCGGCGGGGCTCAACACGCCGTCCGCGTACACGCCAACGGCAAGGGCCGCGGTTTTGACCTGGTGCAGGGAAGCAGTGGTCTGTGTGCTAAATTCCATGAGGGTTTCCCGTGTGCGTCTGTGTATGATGCGGTCGATTATCCCGCATATTCTCCCATGTCTCTATTCAAACGCTCTGTCGTCAGCGAGATCACCAGTCACGCTGGCGTTGTCTTTTCCACGTTGCTCGTCGTGTGGCTCAGCGTGCTTCTCGTGCGCCTGCTCGGCGAGGCCGCGGGGGGCAACATCGGAGCGGACGTGGTGGTCGTGCTTGCCGCGCTTTCCACCATCACGGCGCTGCCGACCATCCTGGCGGTCTCGATCTTCATCGCCGTGCTGACCACGGTCACGCGCAACTACCGCGAATCCGAAATGGTGGTGTGGTTTGCCAGCGGGCTGTCGCTGGCGGATTGGCTCAAGCCCGTGCTGCGCGTGGCCGTTCCCGTTGCGCTTGCCGTGGCGGGCCTGACGCTGGTGGCGTCGCCCTGGGCCTACCGTCAGATTGGCGAGTACCACGAACGCTTCGAGCAGCGCTCCGACCTGTCCAAGGTCACGGCCGGCCAGTTCGCCGAGTCGTCCGGCGGCAGCCGCGTGTTCTTTGCCGAAGACCCTGTCAACCCCACCGACGAACTCGGCAACGTGTTTGCGCGCGAGACCGGTCCTGAATGGCTCAGCGTGCTGACCGCAAGCAGCGCGCACAGCGAGACGCTGCCCAATGGCGACCGCTTCCTGGTGCTGGGCGAGGGACACCGCTACGACCTGAAGCCCGGCACGCCCGAGCTGCGCCTGGTGCACTTCGAAAAATACGGCCTGCGTCTCGAAAGCAAGTCGGGTGGAGATCCGATGGCGGAGGCCCGTGCGGCGGCGGAGCGTTCCTCCAAGGCGCGCAGCACGCCGCAACTGGTTGAAGACAACACCAACAGCAGCTGGTCGCAGGTCATGTGGCGCATCTCGCTGCCGCTCGCCGCGCTGAATCTTGCGCTGCTGGCCATTCCGCTTGGCGCCGTGAATCCGCGGCTGGGCCGTTCGGGCGACCTGCTCATCGCCGGTCTGGTCGGTCTGCTCTATATGAATATGATCAATCTGTCGCGCGCCTGGATCTCCAACGGCAAGCTCAGCTTTGGTCTGGGGGTCTGGCTGATCCACGGCGCCGTTGCGCTGCTGACCGCCTTCCTGCTGATGCGCCGCCTGCGCGTAAAGGCGCCGAAGAACAGCACCTAGCGACGCGGGCGCCGCCGGGCGGCGTCTTCAGGGCAGATACTTCATCGTTCCACGCCGGCCTGCCAACAGGTCGGCGTTTTTCAATACCGATTTGCGGATGAACTCCCACAGGACCGTCACGCGCTTGAGCTTGCGCAGGTCTTCGTGGCAGTACATCCAGAACGAGCGCGTGATGGCGATCTCGTCCTGCAGCACGGGTTTCAGCCGCGGATCCTGGGCCGCGATGAAGCACGGCAGGATCGCGAGCGACTGCCCCTGCAGCGCCGCGTGGTACTGGGC
The DNA window shown above is from Achromobacter spanius and carries:
- a CDS encoding succinylglutamate desuccinylase/aspartoacylase domain-containing protein, translated to MANVTREDFSVAAATNASAYRRVTIPVLRIEAGPGPAVALIAGVHGDEWEGQAAILDLWHQLPAILQRGTVYLLPAVNAEASLAGTRLSPSDGGNLNRAFLGAPARGYTESIAAALEARLLTRVQAMVDVHSGGASLRYLPSSVITRYGNDAYDERLPALARAFGLPDCVFFRGGEAGSMPAAASRHGVLRLSAEIGGGRETSQSLADRCRVGLLGCLTELGLLPRPAHAHAAQDAEVRLYDLDAPAATLRARESGVFVPAVTLGQSVAAQQPIGRLIEPARPDAPPRALLSPQAGTVVCLRPIARSDDGDCLLQVAPALPLDSLASKY
- a CDS encoding Bug family tripartite tricarboxylate transporter substrate binding protein, whose product is MKRSASLAALLLCLAAPHAHADYPERAITLIVPAAAGGNADITARLIGQEMSRLLGQPVVVENRVGAGGRIGTQAVVRAPADGYTIGYAHVGTLVLHRYLFKQQLYDLDRDLKPIGLVAETPNVIVVNAASPYRDLKGFIEASRAQPDRLTMTSADPGTTSEVGVKLFIAQTGAAVRQIPYKATAAQLSDLLGGHVDSMMENLPPLIGNLKDGRLRALAVTTRKRAASNPDVPTVAEQGYPEYEQSAWSALVAPAGTPIAAISRLNAAMNQALRSDAVSRELRSRSQEPLGGTPQDVQAQIKKELPKWESIIKAATLD
- a CDS encoding NTP/NDP exchange transporter, whose amino-acid sequence is MAAGPLSWRARMSRALGIKEDELAPAACGFAFFFFLFCGYFMLRPIRETMGIQAGVNQLQWLFTATFLATLAVVPLFGWIATRVPRATLVTWVYALFALTMVGFAALLHQQPGSVWAARAFYVWLSVFNLFVVSIAWSLMADVFRMESAKRLFALIAAGASAGGLSGPLLGALLAGALGPAGLLVLSALLLTATLPLKQWLLAWRAASRPDVGHEDMQRPIEGGILAGLARIFQSRYLLGISLLVVLLATLNTFLYMEQARLVADAFPDTAQRIRVFSALDFTVQALALLSQIFITGRVAARLGLRFLLTAVPLAVALAFLALAAFPVFAVLAAAMILRRAGEYALIRPGREMLFTAVTPEDKYKTKNVIDTVVYRGGDAASGWVKAGIDMLGYGAALIALLGAVVAVGAAAVGYGLGKQADRQNGDIH
- a CDS encoding aldo/keto reductase — its product is MPDRRRFLQTAASAALFGTAWPAWAADPAQAMLKRPIPSTGEMLPVVGLGTADTFNVSPGDASAMAPLAQVLETLLKAGGTLIDTAPSYGEAEAVTGALLARDGGLRKRVFLATKISTRGHESAMRQVRQSQEALRSDKLDLIQVHNLIDTRNQLALLRDLKQQGVTRYIGITHYTDHAHDDLTELVEKEKPDFLQVNLSIASRSAEKRLLPACQANGVAVLINRPFEDGALFRQVKGVALPTLAAEIDCTSWAQIFLKFIIGHPAVTAVIPATSKPANMADNARAGFGRQPDAALRDRIAALLA
- a CDS encoding Bax inhibitor-1/YccA family protein — encoded protein: MNEYRPSPFNRSGGVAGAPGEVARNQVLRNTYWLLALSLIPTVLGAAVGLYTGINRVMGASPGLSAIVFLVGAFGLMFAIEKNKNSSLGVVLLLAFTFFMGVMLSRLLGFVMGMSNGSQLVMTAFGGTAIVFGTMATLATTIKRDLSGLQKFLFIGAVVILVAALANIFLQLPALMLTISVLAIVIFSAFMLVDLQRVVNGGETNYVSATLAIYLDVYNVFSNLLMLLGIFGGNRE
- a CDS encoding DNA polymerase III subunit chi — its product is MTRIDFAFGAPDRLRMACQVVRKRVLAGQRLVVYCKDGSRLSAFDRMLWAFDDTAFVPHVLANDPLAAETPVVLTAGDPLQALQAAGQPDQPQPWLLNLDDDCPPGFDTFERLLEIVSDDPDDKQAARQRWRTYLTAGHTPQSHDLSRKAAP
- a CDS encoding leucyl aminopeptidase, whose amino-acid sequence is MEFSTQTTASLHQVKTAALAVGVYADGVLSPAADIIDRASNGAVRAVVKSEFRGRAGATLTLRTLPGVAAQRVVLVGLGKQEEYSARTHASAEQAFAASCVAAQLTEGVSTLLANPIADIDLIARARSAAIAAGSAVYHYDASFGKPDRDARPKLKKIVQIVERADATQAQKGLREGSAIANGMELTRMLGNLPGNICTPTYLGDTAKRLAREFKSLKVEVLDRKQVEALGMGSFLSVARGSEEALRFIVLRHAGAKTAKKGAKAAQGPIVLVGKGITFDAGGISLKPAATMDEMKYDMCGAASVLGSFRALAELELPLDVVGLIPACENLPSGKANKPGDVVTSMAGLTIEILNTDAEGRLVLCDALTYAERFKPSAVIDIATLTGACVVALGNVNTGLFSKDDALADALASAGRRSLDTAWRMPMDDAYQEQLKSNFADLANIGGPPAGAVTAACFLSRFAKAYPWAHLDIAGTAWRGGKDKGATGRPVPLLMQYLLDQA
- the lptF gene encoding LPS export ABC transporter permease LptF, which produces MSLFKRSVVSEITSHAGVVFSTLLVVWLSVLLVRLLGEAAGGNIGADVVVVLAALSTITALPTILAVSIFIAVLTTVTRNYRESEMVVWFASGLSLADWLKPVLRVAVPVALAVAGLTLVASPWAYRQIGEYHERFEQRSDLSKVTAGQFAESSGGSRVFFAEDPVNPTDELGNVFARETGPEWLSVLTASSAHSETLPNGDRFLVLGEGHRYDLKPGTPELRLVHFEKYGLRLESKSGGDPMAEARAAAERSSKARSTPQLVEDNTNSSWSQVMWRISLPLAALNLALLAIPLGAVNPRLGRSGDLLIAGLVGLLYMNMINLSRAWISNGKLSFGLGVWLIHGAVALLTAFLLMRRLRVKAPKNST